The Hordeum vulgare subsp. vulgare chromosome 4H, MorexV3_pseudomolecules_assembly, whole genome shotgun sequence genomic interval GTCTCCTCCTTCGGCGCCGACCAGTTCGACGACAGCGTCCCGGCGGAGAGGCTTAAGAAGAGCTCCTTCTTCAACtggttcttcttctccatctacaTCGGCAGCTTCGTCTCCGGCACCGTCGTCGTCTGGGTGCAGGACCACTGCGGGTGGGTCGTAGGCCTATGGATCCCCACCCTGTTCATCGCGTTGGCCATTGCGAGTTTCTTGCTGGGCTCCGGTTCGTACAGGGTGCAGAAGCCTCTGGGAAGTCCGCTCGCAAGAGTTTCCCAGGTCGTCGTCGCGGCTGTGCGGAAACGGAATGTACGTTTGCCGCGTGATGCTTCTCTGCTCTACGACCGATCGGAGGTTGAATCAGTGGTGGAGGGTACCAAGAAATTGCAGCATACACCAGTTCTCAGGTAATTACTCTTACACTTCTGCTTCGGTTTTAAGTTCTTAATTTCATAGGCTGGATCGACCTTTTTGCTGTCTAAAAGCTGATTAAAGTGTTTCTTGCCCAGTTTCCTTGACAAGGCTGCAGTGATCTCTTCGGCCAAAGAGCTTTACTCGAATCCATGGAGGCTTTGCACTGTCACGCAAGTCGAGGAGCTCAAGATCGTGATCGGGATGCTCCCGATCTGGGCCACCGGTATCGTGTACTTTTCCGTCCTCGCGCAGTTCTCCTCGACGTTCCTGGAGCAAGGGAGGATGATGAACACGGTTGTCGGCACCTTCGCCATCCCCCCGGCGTCCCTGGCCTCCTTCGACGCCGTCAGCGTCATCCTCTTCGTGCCGGTCTACGACAGGGTGCTCATCCCGGCAGCTAGGAGGTTCACCGGCAACGAGCGGGGGCTCTCGGAGCTGCAGCGGTTCGGCGTCGGCCTGTTCCTCTCCGTCCTGGTCATGGCGGCCGCGGCGGTGGTCGAGACGCGGCGGCTGGCGCTGGACCGGATGGCTGCGGCGCCAATGTGCATCCTGTGGCAGGTGCCGCAGTACCTCCTGGTAGGCGCCAGCGTCGTGTTCGCGTGCGTCGGGCAGTCCGAGTTCTTCTACAACGAGGCGCCGGAGTCCATGCGGAGCCTCTGCTCCGCGTTGGGGCTCCTCACGGTGTCGCTCGGGAGCTACCTGAGCTCGCTCGTGGTGAGCGTGGTGTCCGGCGTCACGACGAGGGGCGGCGAGGCCGGGTGGATACCTGATAACCTCAACGAGGGCCACCTCGACCGGTTCTTCTGGCTCATCGCTGCGCTTAGCACGCTCAATCTGGCGGTTTTCGTCTGGTGCGCCAAGAGATACAAGTGCAAAGATGTTTCTTGATCGTAGAATGCTCTAGAGTTTATTTCATGTCCTGCAGTCTGGACGCGTATCCATTCCTAAATACTCCGTATGTGGGATGATTTATTTTTAGAATCGTTTCCCACCCgtgcgccggccgaaccgacgCGCCGGTCGTCCCTCGCGCACGCGGtcccttgcaacattttttccaTCCGCGCGCTTCGCTGGTCaatgcatgcaacatttttcgtttaaatatgttgcaaccaacgtcatatttgctgcaagcgtttttttactatttttttgtCCTagtaaaaagctgcatatacgtttggttgcaactccagttcgcgAATTTTTcgtttacaatcgatgttttttacttttactacaaccgtgttaatttttgctacaaccgacatcatgctttgctgcaaccgttcactaaaaaagttacatacacatcacgtaaatatttgttacaaccggcgtttgacttttgctaccacgtaccatcagcttcgttttttgctacgatcacgtagatattttttttactacaaattttgttttttgttgcaaccgttgaaaaatttgctgcataggaagaaaaatgttgcatgcgtaTCCAACGATGCGGACTacgcggggttggtggatcctacggctcgcgcgcggccggccgaaagtttgGGTCGGCGCGCCGGCGTAAATCAGTCCCCTTTATTTTTTATCAATGATCGTTTCTTCCAGTTTTTATTGACTGTAATATCACATGGAATCTGATAGCGGCGTAAtgacactggtggaaaaacaggcttccgtccagccccataagtcgcgaagctgtaggaaccgcgactaatgggacctttagtcgcggttctggaggtgaaccgcgaccaaaggcctgggcccagggcgctcggtggccagctggtgcacgtgaggggctttagtcgcggttggccaggacaaccgcgactaaaggccttcgggcacctttagtcacggtttgccaggccaaccgcaactaaagcccctcccctatatatacccatccagcagccaacacttagccatttggagccattctcttcacaagtgggtgtaggtttgcttttggttcctcttatgcacataaggtgtttgatgaaatgccccaagagcatgaaacaaacatgacatgaagtgttggagccacactcctcgatcgcggttagcaacttgatgaacctttgatgtgtcattgataaaatatgcatgtgtgtagttcattgtttaatttatattgtttgtagctagttagtttaacaaatgcatgatggttaattatatattttatattataataatgcagatgaatcggcaatggatgtacgttaaccgactctccggcgagttcactacgggtttgaaagatttcctcgtagtggctaatgcgaacaagcgggggggttttgttatctgtccatgtgttaactgtaagaatcagaagggttactcttcctcaagagatgttcacatgcatctgcttcggcacggtttcatgccaagctataattgttggaccaagcatggagaaagaggggttataatggaagaagatgaagaaggggatgatttcatcgatgaaagctatcttgctcatttcggtgatactttcatggaggatgctgaaggtgaaggggaaggtgaagaagaggcacgtgatgatcccgttgatgatcttggtcggaccattgctgatgcacggagacgctgcgaaactgaaaaggagagggagaatttggatcgcatgttagaggatcacagaaagcgctgtaccccggatgcgatgatggtctgaaaaagctgggctgcacactggatttgctgaaatggaaggcagaggcaggtgtagctgactcggcatttgaaaacttgctgaaaatgttgaagaatatgtttccaaaggataacgagttgtccaccagtacgtacgaagcaaagaaggttgtctgccctctaggtttagaggttctgaagatacatgcatgcatcaacgactgcatcctctaccgcggtgaatacgagaatttgaatgaatgcccagtatgcactgcattgcgttataagatcagaggcgatgaccctggtgacgatgttgagggccagaaacccaggaagagggttcccgccaaggtgatgtggtatgctcctataataccacggttgaaacgtctgttcaggaacaaagagcatgccaagttgttgcgatggcacaaagaggaccgtaagtcggacggggagttgagacacaccgcagatggaacgcaatggagaaagatcgacagatggttcaaagattttgcagctgacgcaaggaacataagatttgctctaagtacggatggcatgaatccttttggcgagcagagctccagccatagcacctggcccgtgactctatgcatctacaaccttcctccttggttgtgcatgaagcggaagttcattatgatgccagtgctcatccaaggtccgaagcaacccggcaacgacatcgatgtgtacctaaggccattagttgatgaacttttacagctgtggggtggtgtccgtgtgtgggatgagcacaaacaagaggaatttgacctacgagcgttgcttttcgtaaccatcaacgattggcctgctcttagtaacctttcgggactgtcaaataagggatacaatgcatgcacgcactgcttacatgagactgaaagtgtacatttgccaaattgtaagaagaacgtgtaccttgggcatcgtcgatttctttcgaaaattcatccagtaagaaagaaaggcaagcattacaacggcaaggcagatcaccggccgaagcctgcggaacgcactggtgctgaggtatttgatatggtcaaggatttgaaagtcatctttggaaagggtcctggcggacaatcagttccgaagggagctgacgggcacgcagccatgtggaaaaagaaatctatattctgggagctagaatattggaaagtcctagatgtccgctctgcaatcgacgtgatgcacgttacgaagaatatttgcgtgaacctcctaagcttcttgggcgtgtatgggaagacaaatgatacaaaggaagcacggcaggaccagcaacgtttgaaagaccctgatgaccggcatccggaatggtttcaaggtcgtgccagctacgctctgaccaaagaagagaaggtcatcttttttgaatgcctgagcagtatgaaggtcccgtctggattctcgtccaatataaagggaataataaacatggcggagaaaaagttccaaaacctgaagtctcacgactgccacgtgattatgacgcaattgcttccgattgctttgagggggctcctgccggaaaatgttcgagtagccattgtgaagctatgtgcattcctcaattcaatctctcagaaggtaatcaatccagaagttctaccacggttacagaacgatgtgatccaatgtcttgtcagtttcgagttggtgttcccgccatccttcttcaatattatgacgcacctcctggttcacctagtcgaagagattttcgttctcggtcctgtatttctacacaatatgttccccttcgagaggttcatgggagtattaaagaaatatgttcgtaaccgtgctaggccagaaggaagcatcgccaagggctatggaaatgaggaggtaattgagttttgtgttgactttgttcctgaccttaagccgattggtcttcctcgatcgcggcacgaggggagactaagtggaaaaggcacgatcggaaggaaatcaacgatatgtatggacggccattctctgactgaagcacaccacactgtactgaccaattccagcttggtggctccgtactttgagaaacacaagaatattttacgctctgacaacccggggaagcctgaatcctggattaggaaggcccacatggagactttcggcagttggttgagaaaacatttaatgaatgacaatgatgttgtagatcagctgtacatgttggccaagacaccatcttcgactataacgactttccaagggtacgagataaatgggaatacattttacacgatcgcccaagataaaaagagcaccaaccaaaacagtggtgtccgctttgatgcagcaaccgagaatgggcaagaggtcacatattatggttacatagaggagatatgggaacttgactatggaccctcctttaaggtccctttgttccagtgcaaatggttcaagctaacaggaggtggggtaaaggtggaccagcaatacggaatgacaatggtggatttcaacaatcttggttaccttgacgaaccattcgtcctagcgaaagatgtcgctcaggttttctatgtgaaggacatgagtagaaaaccgaggaaacggaaagataagaaaacgatcagtacatcatgcgatgatccaaagcgccacattgttctttcagggaaaagaaacatcgtgggagtggaggacaagacagacatgtcagaagattataatatgtttgctgaaattccgcccttcaaagtgaacaccgacccaagcattaagttaaatgatgaggatgctccatggatacggcacaatcgtaagcaagcagggacacaagggaagaaatgatgtgtaataatttattgtaccaaactttgttgaatggatcatgtgaattatattacccgtgatgtgtctggtgtccattttcgaatgattcgagataccactgatgatacatgaaatttggagtgatttagtcatactcctgcctaggcgtataatatgcatactcgtagtcttcatagctgccgtcgtcgttgtactggtagtcgtcgccttctaagttgccgccgtcatcgtcgctgctgtcgtcgctgtcgtcgggcggcgctcgtggctcgaactgagggtagcgcaggcgggggatatcgccggccgtgatgtagtccatgacgctctgcagagtccggccgtaccaccatagccgacggccggcctcgtggaagttcccaggaggcagaccgtcctcctcatacctggcgagcgccctctcacgccgattgatgaagaaggcgtcccaagtatgctggttatcgggatgccagcggggattcatccgctgctccggcgtgaggtcgaggtagtagtggttcgtgatggccgcccggcgcgcagtaccctgagggacgggagggaccggcacgccgccggcgcttaggctccagccggtggggacgcggtagcccggtggacaagggtagttcgaggcgcaaagctcctccacctgctggtaggttagagtgggtgcggtggaagccatgagagagtgatgagagattgtagagatgtgataatgctggccaagccgggctacatatatgtagtgagaaatggcgggaaaaatgggagcgggaagacaggaggcgggaagacaggaggcgggaagacaggaggcgggaagaaactgGCATCACAGCCACCGCACCAGGCTGGCGTGAGCAAGATGGGTCGAGGCCGAAGGCCGGCCCAGGCCGGGGGGGAGAGAGGCTGTGGCCAATGTTCCCTTTAAATGGATTCTCTTTTTTCTGTCCCGTTTTAGGCAGATTCAATGTATTGTCTCTATGCATATTTTTCCTACGAAAATATGcttagaaaacagaaaataaaatgtttgaagtttctataaaagcaatgatgatttttctgaaaagaaaaagataaaaggttctgaaaataaaagaagatttgggggggcctttagtcgcggttggtctggcaaaccgcgactaaaggttaccctttagtcgcgggtcgcctccccaaccgcgactaaagggggggcgcgggaacgcaaaaaacccgccaaaaaccctttagtcgcggttggggaggcgacccgcgactaaagggtacctttagtcgcgggtcgcgtccccaaccgcgactaaaggggggggctataaatacaagtgcgggtcgcctcccctaccgccgtcttctccatctctctcgtcttctccgattctctgccgcgcgcgccgaaggcctgccgccgccgtcgccctcgccctcgtcgacgccgcccgccgtcgccctcgccctcgtcgccgcccgccgtcgccctcgcccgcgactaaagggttcacccctatcctttcatctttcccgcgccgcgcccgccttcctcgcttcctgtcGCCGCCTACTGCCCCCTCCGCTCGAAGCATTGCGCTCGTCGCTGCGCTCATAGCCGCCCTCGTCCCCGCGCCCATCGATGCCGACAGGGCTCGCAGAAATCAAGAACGAACATCTCATCCCGACGTCCCGTGGGTAgttcgtcttggaagaacgtcttggaagaaaaagaacagagactatctatttaaaagtttcatcgaatataaaaagtttcatcgaatatgaaaaagaacagagactatcaaatatgaaaaagtttcatcgaatataaaaaagatcatcgagttaaaaaatcatcaatttaaaTAATTAATCAATCTAAATTGAAAAAAATTAGCGAATTTGGAAAAGTTCACCATTTTTGGTTCAGTTTAAGACTATCTATTTTGGTTGAGTTATTGCAGGACATGATTTTGGGAATGTATCAATTATCTTTTAGATTATTTCAAGTTACTTTATTTGTGTAGTTTAAATTATGTGTGGGATCAATTGTGAGTATCAAAAAATCAACAGAAAACCAAGAAGAGAGGGAGTCATGGGACGAAAAAACAAAGGGAGTAGGAGAGGCAACGGAACCAACTCCTCTTTTAATAATGAGATACTTACATaatatttactccctccgtttttaaataattATAGTCAAAAAAAGATAGTCTAGTTTTtttaactacaattatttaggaacaaagaaagtattttcttttatgattaaAAACTAGCAAATGAACCAGCGAATCGGCGGTCGGCCAGTGCAAAGCTGAAGCAGCAGGTTCACGGTCAAAAACTCTAGTTAAAACTTTTTCATGTGTCGGATATTCAGCCACAGCCGTCGGGAAGACTATGCaagaacaaagaaaaagaaataaagaaagggAGGTCATCACTTCATCTTGAGAATAGAAGACGTCGGGAAGAAAACGCTCAGTTGATGCGACCGCTAGCATCCCACGAAGAGAAAACATATTGTCGAGCCCTATGATTTCTCGATGCACCTGCACAGTCCCGGGTCTCATACTCGTGTGGTTAGTACACACGGCAGTGATGAGAAAAAAAGTATGGTCCCGGGTCTCCCTCTCCATGACGCCGTcgtctgccgccccgtctcgcgctctaccgcgacaccctctcccaccccttcctcgccccctccttttgccaccgccctttcgccaccgccaccgccaccgccccccttcttcacttaattaatttgtttttactacatgttttcaggactga includes:
- the LOC123446736 gene encoding protein NRT1/ PTR FAMILY 8.3-like — protein: MASPKENLQLEEPLLEDSVLKRRDQIVDIKGTPAPGAKHRNGSWKACKFILVTECFEELAYYGIQFNLVTFLKTILQESNVSAARNYTNWQGTCYIAPLVGAIVADSYLGRYLTTLAFFAVYLIGMAAMSVSASFPAACTGLDCLQDVGSSPSSQSAVFFLGLYMMAIGAGGIKPCVSSFGADQFDDSVPAERLKKSSFFNWFFFSIYIGSFVSGTVVVWVQDHCGWVVGLWIPTLFIALAIASFLLGSGSYRVQKPLGSPLARVSQVVVAAVRKRNVRLPRDASLLYDRSEVESVVEGTKKLQHTPVLSFLDKAAVISSAKELYSNPWRLCTVTQVEELKIVIGMLPIWATGIVYFSVLAQFSSTFLEQGRMMNTVVGTFAIPPASLASFDAVSVILFVPVYDRVLIPAARRFTGNERGLSELQRFGVGLFLSVLVMAAAAVVETRRLALDRMAAAPMCILWQVPQYLLVGASVVFACVGQSEFFYNEAPESMRSLCSALGLLTVSLGSYLSSLVVSVVSGVTTRGGEAGWIPDNLNEGHLDRFFWLIAALSTLNLAVFVWCAKRYKCKDVS